One segment of Primulina tabacum isolate GXHZ01 chromosome 6, ASM2559414v2, whole genome shotgun sequence DNA contains the following:
- the LOC142548086 gene encoding uncharacterized protein LOC142548086 isoform X3, producing the protein MEFPAFPYEPYSIQLDFMKFLYQSLDRGGISMLESPTGTGKTLSMICSSLQWLVDRKNLDDSKCNEMEEQGDGTGVDNDEPDWMRTFVPNKEVDPPLSDNKKGNRKNGVCLNGKRIKRDKKEFTRDLFNPGVADEVEGNNSIKEVTICNTKGEVDEVVEAEFLLQEYDSGREDGGILKRTNSEVDVLSSEDEEEANGLGQEEEVTSMKIYFCSRTHSQLSQFISELRKTKFASELKVVCLGSRKNLCINEEVLKLGNSTRINERCSELQKKKKDEASKMKKLGAEKGVRCKKASFGCPMLRRRKTEEFKNVVIQQEPLDIEDLVHIGLNIGSCPYYGSRKIMPTADLVVLPYQSLLSKSSRESLGLSLKNSVVIMDEAHNLADTLISMYDAKITLHQLTHLRVLLDGYFKRFCNLLGPGNRRYIQILMVLTRAFSRVLCDDIKVVNNVHVLSNIEDREGAFDSSMAMNEFLFALNIDNINLVKLLRYIKESNIIYKVSGYGDKISFYQKGATVTNGEAISGDSAISGFRALADMLFSLTNNDSDGKVIISRQRLTCNGQEGGYIKYVMLTGERIFSQVVHQAQAVILAGGTLQPIEETKERLFPSLPRDQLRFFSCGHIIPSENILPIAVKHGPSGQPLDFSFKCRSSPTMIEELGLLLANLVTIVPEGVVAFFSSFDYEGRVYDAWKASGILSRIMKKKRVFREPRKNSDVEAVLREYKETIYALPSSDPIACNGAILLAVVGGKISEGINFADGTGRCIVMVGLPYPNPSDIELIERVKHIEGFETTTPCKNARSSFYNESLDMDVETGFHILKRCKGRGKDYYENLCMKAVNQSIGRAIRHVNDYAAILLVDARYASDSNQRNFAHSTEKLAQWIKSHLITRTKNYGEVHRLLHQFFRFHKNKEATSKEFNDKS; encoded by the exons ATGGAATTCCCAGCATTTCCGTATGAACCCTACTCTATTCAACTGGATTTCATGAAATTCCTTTACCAATCCCTCGACAGAGGCGGCATTTCCATGCTCGAAAGCCCCACAG GGACTGGGAAAACGCTAAGCATGATCTGCAGTTCACTGCAATGGCTTGTTGATAGAAAGAATCTGGATGATTCTAAATGTAATGAGATGGAGGAACAGGGTGATGGAACTGGTGTGGATAATGATGAACCTGATTGGATGAGAACTTTTGTTCCAAATAAAGAAGTTGATCCACCATTAAGTGATAATAAGAAAGGAAATAGAAAAAATGGGGTGTGTTTAAATGGGAAGCGGATTAAAAGGGACAAGAAAGAATTTACCAGGGATTTATTTAATCCTGGTGTAGCAGATGAAGTGGAGGGAAACAACAGTATCAAGGAGGTGACAATTTGTAATACAAAAGGTGAAGTTGACGAAGTGGTTGAGGCAGAGTTTTTGTTGCAAGAATATGATAGTGGAAGAGAAGATGGTGGAATATTAAAAAGAACAAACAGCGAGGTAGATGTTTTGTCAAGTGAGGATGAAGAGGAGGCAAATGGGCTGGGTCAGGAGGAAGAGGTGACAAGTATGAAGATTTATTTCTGTAGTCGGACACATTCACAGCTTTCACAGTTCATCTCAGAGTTGAGAAAGACCAAATTTGCCAGCGAGTTGAAGGTTGTTTGCTTGGGTTCTAGGAAGAATTTATGCATTAATGAAG AGGTGCTGAAGTTAGGGAACTCCACTCGCATAAATGAGAGGTGCTCGGAgctccaaaaaaaaaagaaggatgAAGCTTCTAAAATGAAG AAGCTGGGAGCTGAAAAAGGGGTTCGTTGCAAAAAGGCGTCTTTTGGATGTCCAATGCTGAGAAGACGTAAAACTGAGGAGTTTAAAAATGTAGTTATTCAACAGGAACCTCTGGATATTGAGGATCTTGTTCATATTGGACTCAACATAGGAAGTTGCCCTTATTATGGTTCGAGAAAAATTATGCCTACAGCTGATCTTGTGGTTCTTCCTTACCAATCTCTTCTTTCAAAATCATCACGTGAATCATTGGGTTTAAGTTTGAAGAATAGCGTCGTTATCATGGATGAAGCTCATAATCTGGCAGACACTCTcataagtatgtatgatgccaAAATTACTTTGCACCAG TTGACCCATTTGAGGGTTCTCTTGGACGGCTATTTCAAACGATTTTGCAATCTCCTAGGACCCGGGAACAGAAGATATATTCAGATATTGATGGTTCTTACTCGGGCATTTTCAAGAGTATTATGTGACGATATAAAGGTTGTTAACAATGTCCATGTTTTGTCTAATATTGAGGACCGTGAAGGGGCTTTTGATTCTTCAATGGCTATGAATGAATTTCTGTTTGCTTTAAACATTGACAACATAAACCTGGTCAAACTGTTGCGATATATTAAAGAGAGCAACATAATTTACAAG GTCAGTGGATATGGAGATAAAATATCCTTCTATCAAAAAGGTGCTACAGTTACTAATGGGGAAGCAATTAGTGGAGACAGTGCAATATCTGGATTTAGAGCATTAGCGGACATGCTATTCTctttgacaaataatgacagTGATGGAAAAGTGATAATCTCTAGACAGAGGCTGACATGCAATGGGCAAGAAGGAGGTTATATTAAGTATGTGATGCTCACAGGGGAGAGAATATTTTCTCAG GTAGTTCATCAAGCTCAAGCTGTCATTTTGGCTGGAGGGACATTGCAACCTATTGAGGAGACAAAGGAAAGACTTTTTCCTTCGCTGCCACGAGATCAGTTGCGGTTCTTTTCATGTGGTCATATAATTCCATCGGAGAATATTTTACCTATTGCTGTTAAGCACGGGCCTTCTGGCCAGCCACTTGATTTTAGCTTCAAATGCAGAAGCTCACCGACCATG ATTGAGGAACTAGGTCTTCTACTAGCTAATCTAGTGACAATTGTTCCGGAAGGTGTAGTTGCATTCTTCTCGTCCTTTGACTATGAGGGCAGGGTCTATGATGCATGGAAAGCATCCGGAATCCTCTCAAGAATTATGAAGAAGAAGCGTGTTTTTAGAGAGCCCAGAAAAAATTCAGATGTTGAAGCTGTCTTGAGAGAATACAAAGAAACTATTTATGCATTACCCAGCAGTGATCCCATAGCTTGCAATGGAGCAATTCTCCTTGCAGTTGTGGGAGGTAAGATATCCGAAGGCATCAACTTTGCTGATGGGACAGGCAGATGCATAGTAATGGTTGGATTGCCATATCCCAATCCATCAGACATTGAGTTGATAGAGAGGGTGAAGCATATTGAAGGTTTTGAGACGACAACTCCATGCAAAAATGCCAGGTCTTCTTTTTATAATGAAAGCCTTGACATGGACGTTGAGACAGGTTTTCACATCCTTAAACGGTGCAAAGGCAGAGGAAAAGATTATTATGAAAATCTTTGCATGAAAGCTGTAAATCAATCAATTG GCAGAGCTATTCGGCATGTAAATGACTATGCAGCAATCTTATTGGTGGATGCACGTTATGCCTCAGATTCCAACCAAAGAAACTTTGCGCACTCGACTGAAAAGCTAGCGCAATGGATAAAAAGCCATCTCATTACAAGAACCAAGAACTATGGAGAAGTTCACAGGCTGCTGCACCAGTTCTTCAGATTCCATAAAAACAAGGAAGCAACTAGCAAAGAGTTTAACGACAAAAGCTGA
- the LOC142548086 gene encoding uncharacterized protein LOC142548086 isoform X1 yields MEFPAFPYEPYSIQLDFMKFLYQSLDRGGISMLESPTGTGKTLSMICSSLQWLVDRKNLDDSKCNEMEEQGDGTGVDNDEPDWMRTFVPNKEVDPPLSDNKKGNRKNGVCLNGKRIKRDKKEFTRDLFNPGVADEVEGNNSIKEVTICNTKGEVDEVVEAEFLLQEYDSGREDGGILKRTNSEVDVLSSEDEEEANGLGQEEEVTSMKIYFCSRTHSQLSQFISELRKTKFASELKVVCLGSRKNLCINEEVLKLGNSTRINERCSELQKKKKDEASKMKVQKLGAEKGVRCKKASFGCPMLRRRKTEEFKNVVIQQEPLDIEDLVHIGLNIGSCPYYGSRKIMPTADLVVLPYQSLLSKSSRESLGLSLKNSVVIMDEAHNLADTLISMYDAKITLHQLTHLRVLLDGYFKRFCNLLGPGNRRYIQILMVLTRAFSRVLCDDIKVVNNVHVLSNIEDREGAFDSSMAMNEFLFALNIDNINLVKLLRYIKESNIIYKVSGYGDKISFYQKGATVTNGEAISGDSAISGFRALADMLFSLTNNDSDGKVIISRQRLTCNGQEGGYIKYVMLTGERIFSQVVHQAQAVILAGGTLQPIEETKERLFPSLPRDQLRFFSCGHIIPSENILPIAVKHGPSGQPLDFSFKCRSSPTMIEELGLLLANLVTIVPEGVVAFFSSFDYEGRVYDAWKASGILSRIMKKKRVFREPRKNSDVEAVLREYKETIYALPSSDPIACNGAILLAVVGGKISEGINFADGTGRCIVMVGLPYPNPSDIELIERVKHIEGFETTTPCKNARSSFYNESLDMDVETGFHILKRCKGRGKDYYENLCMKAVNQSIGRAIRHVNDYAAILLVDARYASDSNQRNFAHSTEKLAQWIKSHLITRTKNYGEVHRLLHQFFRFHKNKEATSKEFNDKS; encoded by the exons ATGGAATTCCCAGCATTTCCGTATGAACCCTACTCTATTCAACTGGATTTCATGAAATTCCTTTACCAATCCCTCGACAGAGGCGGCATTTCCATGCTCGAAAGCCCCACAG GGACTGGGAAAACGCTAAGCATGATCTGCAGTTCACTGCAATGGCTTGTTGATAGAAAGAATCTGGATGATTCTAAATGTAATGAGATGGAGGAACAGGGTGATGGAACTGGTGTGGATAATGATGAACCTGATTGGATGAGAACTTTTGTTCCAAATAAAGAAGTTGATCCACCATTAAGTGATAATAAGAAAGGAAATAGAAAAAATGGGGTGTGTTTAAATGGGAAGCGGATTAAAAGGGACAAGAAAGAATTTACCAGGGATTTATTTAATCCTGGTGTAGCAGATGAAGTGGAGGGAAACAACAGTATCAAGGAGGTGACAATTTGTAATACAAAAGGTGAAGTTGACGAAGTGGTTGAGGCAGAGTTTTTGTTGCAAGAATATGATAGTGGAAGAGAAGATGGTGGAATATTAAAAAGAACAAACAGCGAGGTAGATGTTTTGTCAAGTGAGGATGAAGAGGAGGCAAATGGGCTGGGTCAGGAGGAAGAGGTGACAAGTATGAAGATTTATTTCTGTAGTCGGACACATTCACAGCTTTCACAGTTCATCTCAGAGTTGAGAAAGACCAAATTTGCCAGCGAGTTGAAGGTTGTTTGCTTGGGTTCTAGGAAGAATTTATGCATTAATGAAG AGGTGCTGAAGTTAGGGAACTCCACTCGCATAAATGAGAGGTGCTCGGAgctccaaaaaaaaaagaaggatgAAGCTTCTAAAATGAAGGTACAG AAGCTGGGAGCTGAAAAAGGGGTTCGTTGCAAAAAGGCGTCTTTTGGATGTCCAATGCTGAGAAGACGTAAAACTGAGGAGTTTAAAAATGTAGTTATTCAACAGGAACCTCTGGATATTGAGGATCTTGTTCATATTGGACTCAACATAGGAAGTTGCCCTTATTATGGTTCGAGAAAAATTATGCCTACAGCTGATCTTGTGGTTCTTCCTTACCAATCTCTTCTTTCAAAATCATCACGTGAATCATTGGGTTTAAGTTTGAAGAATAGCGTCGTTATCATGGATGAAGCTCATAATCTGGCAGACACTCTcataagtatgtatgatgccaAAATTACTTTGCACCAG TTGACCCATTTGAGGGTTCTCTTGGACGGCTATTTCAAACGATTTTGCAATCTCCTAGGACCCGGGAACAGAAGATATATTCAGATATTGATGGTTCTTACTCGGGCATTTTCAAGAGTATTATGTGACGATATAAAGGTTGTTAACAATGTCCATGTTTTGTCTAATATTGAGGACCGTGAAGGGGCTTTTGATTCTTCAATGGCTATGAATGAATTTCTGTTTGCTTTAAACATTGACAACATAAACCTGGTCAAACTGTTGCGATATATTAAAGAGAGCAACATAATTTACAAG GTCAGTGGATATGGAGATAAAATATCCTTCTATCAAAAAGGTGCTACAGTTACTAATGGGGAAGCAATTAGTGGAGACAGTGCAATATCTGGATTTAGAGCATTAGCGGACATGCTATTCTctttgacaaataatgacagTGATGGAAAAGTGATAATCTCTAGACAGAGGCTGACATGCAATGGGCAAGAAGGAGGTTATATTAAGTATGTGATGCTCACAGGGGAGAGAATATTTTCTCAG GTAGTTCATCAAGCTCAAGCTGTCATTTTGGCTGGAGGGACATTGCAACCTATTGAGGAGACAAAGGAAAGACTTTTTCCTTCGCTGCCACGAGATCAGTTGCGGTTCTTTTCATGTGGTCATATAATTCCATCGGAGAATATTTTACCTATTGCTGTTAAGCACGGGCCTTCTGGCCAGCCACTTGATTTTAGCTTCAAATGCAGAAGCTCACCGACCATG ATTGAGGAACTAGGTCTTCTACTAGCTAATCTAGTGACAATTGTTCCGGAAGGTGTAGTTGCATTCTTCTCGTCCTTTGACTATGAGGGCAGGGTCTATGATGCATGGAAAGCATCCGGAATCCTCTCAAGAATTATGAAGAAGAAGCGTGTTTTTAGAGAGCCCAGAAAAAATTCAGATGTTGAAGCTGTCTTGAGAGAATACAAAGAAACTATTTATGCATTACCCAGCAGTGATCCCATAGCTTGCAATGGAGCAATTCTCCTTGCAGTTGTGGGAGGTAAGATATCCGAAGGCATCAACTTTGCTGATGGGACAGGCAGATGCATAGTAATGGTTGGATTGCCATATCCCAATCCATCAGACATTGAGTTGATAGAGAGGGTGAAGCATATTGAAGGTTTTGAGACGACAACTCCATGCAAAAATGCCAGGTCTTCTTTTTATAATGAAAGCCTTGACATGGACGTTGAGACAGGTTTTCACATCCTTAAACGGTGCAAAGGCAGAGGAAAAGATTATTATGAAAATCTTTGCATGAAAGCTGTAAATCAATCAATTG GCAGAGCTATTCGGCATGTAAATGACTATGCAGCAATCTTATTGGTGGATGCACGTTATGCCTCAGATTCCAACCAAAGAAACTTTGCGCACTCGACTGAAAAGCTAGCGCAATGGATAAAAAGCCATCTCATTACAAGAACCAAGAACTATGGAGAAGTTCACAGGCTGCTGCACCAGTTCTTCAGATTCCATAAAAACAAGGAAGCAACTAGCAAAGAGTTTAACGACAAAAGCTGA
- the LOC142548086 gene encoding uncharacterized protein LOC142548086 isoform X2: MEFPAFPYEPYSIQLDFMKFLYQSLDRGGISMLESPTGTGKTLSMICSSLQWLVDRKNLDDSKCNEMEEQGDGTGVDNDEPDWMRTFVPNKEVDPPLSDNKKGNRKNGVCLNGKRIKRDKKEFTRDLFNPGVADEVEGNNSIKEVTICNTKGEVDEVVEAEFLLQEYDSGREDGGILKRTNSEVDVLSSEDEEEANGLGQEEEVTSMKIYFCSRTHSQLSQFISELRKTKFASELKVVCLGSRKNLCINEEVLKLGNSTRINERCSELQKKKKDEASKMKVQKLGAEKGVRCKKASFGCPMLRRRKTEEFKNVVIQQEPLDIEDLVHIGLNIGSCPYYGSRKIMPTADLVVLPYQSLLSKSSRESLGLSLKNSVVIMDEAHNLADTLISMYDAKITLHQLTHLRVLLDGYFKRFCNLLGPGNRRYIQILMVLTRAFSRVLCDDIKVVNNVHVLSNIEDREGAFDSSMAMNEFLFALNIDNINLVKLLRYIKESNIIYKVSGYGDKISFYQKGATVTNGEAISGDSAISGFRALADMLFSLTNNDSDGKVIISRQRLTCNGQEGGYIKYVMLTGERIFSQVVHQAQAVILAGGTLQPIEETKERLFPSLPRDQLRFFSCGHIIPSENILPIAVKHGPSGQPLDFSFKCRSSPTMIEELGLLLANLVTIVPEGVVAFFSSFDYEGRVYDAWKASGILSRIMKKKRVFREPRKNSDVEAVLREYKETIYALPSSDPIACNGAILLAVVGGKISEGINFADGTGRCIVMVGLPYPNPSDIELIERVKHIEGFETTTPCKNARSSFYNESLDMDVETGFHILKRCKGRGKDYYENLCMKAVNQSIELFGM, translated from the exons ATGGAATTCCCAGCATTTCCGTATGAACCCTACTCTATTCAACTGGATTTCATGAAATTCCTTTACCAATCCCTCGACAGAGGCGGCATTTCCATGCTCGAAAGCCCCACAG GGACTGGGAAAACGCTAAGCATGATCTGCAGTTCACTGCAATGGCTTGTTGATAGAAAGAATCTGGATGATTCTAAATGTAATGAGATGGAGGAACAGGGTGATGGAACTGGTGTGGATAATGATGAACCTGATTGGATGAGAACTTTTGTTCCAAATAAAGAAGTTGATCCACCATTAAGTGATAATAAGAAAGGAAATAGAAAAAATGGGGTGTGTTTAAATGGGAAGCGGATTAAAAGGGACAAGAAAGAATTTACCAGGGATTTATTTAATCCTGGTGTAGCAGATGAAGTGGAGGGAAACAACAGTATCAAGGAGGTGACAATTTGTAATACAAAAGGTGAAGTTGACGAAGTGGTTGAGGCAGAGTTTTTGTTGCAAGAATATGATAGTGGAAGAGAAGATGGTGGAATATTAAAAAGAACAAACAGCGAGGTAGATGTTTTGTCAAGTGAGGATGAAGAGGAGGCAAATGGGCTGGGTCAGGAGGAAGAGGTGACAAGTATGAAGATTTATTTCTGTAGTCGGACACATTCACAGCTTTCACAGTTCATCTCAGAGTTGAGAAAGACCAAATTTGCCAGCGAGTTGAAGGTTGTTTGCTTGGGTTCTAGGAAGAATTTATGCATTAATGAAG AGGTGCTGAAGTTAGGGAACTCCACTCGCATAAATGAGAGGTGCTCGGAgctccaaaaaaaaaagaaggatgAAGCTTCTAAAATGAAGGTACAG AAGCTGGGAGCTGAAAAAGGGGTTCGTTGCAAAAAGGCGTCTTTTGGATGTCCAATGCTGAGAAGACGTAAAACTGAGGAGTTTAAAAATGTAGTTATTCAACAGGAACCTCTGGATATTGAGGATCTTGTTCATATTGGACTCAACATAGGAAGTTGCCCTTATTATGGTTCGAGAAAAATTATGCCTACAGCTGATCTTGTGGTTCTTCCTTACCAATCTCTTCTTTCAAAATCATCACGTGAATCATTGGGTTTAAGTTTGAAGAATAGCGTCGTTATCATGGATGAAGCTCATAATCTGGCAGACACTCTcataagtatgtatgatgccaAAATTACTTTGCACCAG TTGACCCATTTGAGGGTTCTCTTGGACGGCTATTTCAAACGATTTTGCAATCTCCTAGGACCCGGGAACAGAAGATATATTCAGATATTGATGGTTCTTACTCGGGCATTTTCAAGAGTATTATGTGACGATATAAAGGTTGTTAACAATGTCCATGTTTTGTCTAATATTGAGGACCGTGAAGGGGCTTTTGATTCTTCAATGGCTATGAATGAATTTCTGTTTGCTTTAAACATTGACAACATAAACCTGGTCAAACTGTTGCGATATATTAAAGAGAGCAACATAATTTACAAG GTCAGTGGATATGGAGATAAAATATCCTTCTATCAAAAAGGTGCTACAGTTACTAATGGGGAAGCAATTAGTGGAGACAGTGCAATATCTGGATTTAGAGCATTAGCGGACATGCTATTCTctttgacaaataatgacagTGATGGAAAAGTGATAATCTCTAGACAGAGGCTGACATGCAATGGGCAAGAAGGAGGTTATATTAAGTATGTGATGCTCACAGGGGAGAGAATATTTTCTCAG GTAGTTCATCAAGCTCAAGCTGTCATTTTGGCTGGAGGGACATTGCAACCTATTGAGGAGACAAAGGAAAGACTTTTTCCTTCGCTGCCACGAGATCAGTTGCGGTTCTTTTCATGTGGTCATATAATTCCATCGGAGAATATTTTACCTATTGCTGTTAAGCACGGGCCTTCTGGCCAGCCACTTGATTTTAGCTTCAAATGCAGAAGCTCACCGACCATG ATTGAGGAACTAGGTCTTCTACTAGCTAATCTAGTGACAATTGTTCCGGAAGGTGTAGTTGCATTCTTCTCGTCCTTTGACTATGAGGGCAGGGTCTATGATGCATGGAAAGCATCCGGAATCCTCTCAAGAATTATGAAGAAGAAGCGTGTTTTTAGAGAGCCCAGAAAAAATTCAGATGTTGAAGCTGTCTTGAGAGAATACAAAGAAACTATTTATGCATTACCCAGCAGTGATCCCATAGCTTGCAATGGAGCAATTCTCCTTGCAGTTGTGGGAGGTAAGATATCCGAAGGCATCAACTTTGCTGATGGGACAGGCAGATGCATAGTAATGGTTGGATTGCCATATCCCAATCCATCAGACATTGAGTTGATAGAGAGGGTGAAGCATATTGAAGGTTTTGAGACGACAACTCCATGCAAAAATGCCAGGTCTTCTTTTTATAATGAAAGCCTTGACATGGACGTTGAGACAGGTTTTCACATCCTTAAACGGTGCAAAGGCAGAGGAAAAGATTATTATGAAAATCTTTGCATGAAAGCTGTAAATCAATCAATTG AGCTATTCGGCATGTAA
- the LOC142548087 gene encoding putative pectate lyase 5, with product MEIPLFPLTSLLLLLPLLTLSSTIPDPELVVQEFNEKANASRRNLGSLSCGTGNPIDDCWSCDPNWKNNRQRLADCAIGFGRGATGGRDGKIYVVTDSGDDAVNPKQGTLRYGVIQSEPLWIVFSRDMVITLKQELMITSFKTIDGRGVSVHIANGPCITIQYVTNVIIHGINIHDCKIGGNAYVRDSTKHFGWRGLTDGDGVSIFSSSNIWIDHCSLSNCQDGLIDAIRGSTAITISNNYMTHHDKVMLLGHSDSYTRDKAMQVTIAFNHFGEGLSQRMPRCRHGYFHVVNNDYTHWRKYAIGGSAAPTINSQGNRFLAPDDRVHKEVTKHETAPQSQWKKWNWRSQGDLMLNDAFFTLSGAGASSNFAKASSLSARPSSLVSSMTAWAGVLDCKEGSAC from the exons atGGAAATCCCACTTTTCCCTCTAACATCACTTCTTCTATTGCTTCCACTTCTCACATTATCTTCCACAATTCCAGACCCTGAACTAGTGGTGCAAGAATTTAATGA GAAAGCTAATGCGTCGAGAAGGAATTTGGGATCTCTATCCTGTGGAACAGGCAACCCCATCGACGATTGCTGGAGTTGTGATCCTAATTGGAAAAACAATAGGCAGAGGTTGGCGGATTGCGCGATTGGGTTCGGAAGGGGTGCCACTGGTGGAAGAGATGGCAAGATTTATGTAGTGACGGACTCGGGAGATGATGCTGTGAATCCAAAACAGGGGACTCTGAGATACGGTGTCATCCAAAGCGAGCCTTTGTGGATCGTTTTCTCGCGCGACATGGTCATTACACTGAAGCAAGAACTCATGATAACCTCGTTCAAAACCATTGATGGCAGAGGTGTGAGTGTGCACATAGCTAACGGGCCATGCATAACCATTCAATATGTCACAAATGTCATCATACATGGCATCAACATACATGACTGCAAGATAGGGGGGAATGCTTATGTGAGGGATTCTACTAAGCATTTTGGATGGAGAGGCTTAACAGATGGTGATGGAGTGTCTATATTCAGTTCCAGCAATATCTGGATTGATCATTGCTCGTTGTCGAACTGCCAAGACGGCCTCATCGATGCCATAAGGGGCTCGACAGCCATCACCATTTCGAACAATTACATGACACATCATGATAAGGTCATGCTCTTGGGGCATAGTGATAGTTACACACGTGATAAAGCCATGCAAGTCACCATTGCCTTTAATCATTTCGGAGAAGGGCTCAGCCAGAGGATGCCAAG ATGCAGGCATGGCTATTTTCATGTTGTGAACAATGACTATACACACTGGAGAAAGTATGCGATTGGTGGAAGTGCAGCTCCTACTATCAACAGCCAAGGCAATAGATTTCTTGCACCTGATGATAGGGTCCATAAGGAG GTGACCAAACATGAGACTGCACCACAGAGCCAATGGAAGAAATGGAACTGGAGATCGCAAGGCGACTTGATGCTTAACGATGCATTCTTCACGCTGTCTGGTGCTGGAGCATCGTCTAATTTCGCCAAAGCGTCAAGCTTGAGCGCGCGACCATCGTCCCTCGTGAGCTCGATGACAGCATGGGCAGGCGTACTCGACTGCAAAGAAGGCAGCGCATGTTGA